In one Ornithinimicrobium pratense genomic region, the following are encoded:
- a CDS encoding zinc-dependent metalloprotease → MSDHQPADRPDEPDPLEALFGGPVPPPMREALEAMGLTDLDPSQVAQMRAQIQMLMGGAAGEDQGPVDETLAHDVARQLVAQNGDSSIGESTRRDVAQVVQVANLWLDQVTDLPRPDGDGVALSRAEWVERTLPLWLRLTTPVAEGLQAAMTSAVQQQLSSFGEEGAPQIPGMPPGMNPAALMGQMEPMVRRMSGAMFGGQVGQAVGTLAGEILSGTEVGLPMLEDESVAILPANVAAFAEGLEVDPGEVHLYLAVREAARVRLFAAVPWLGPQLLTAVEDYARDITINTEGIEEAVRQIDPQDHEAMQQAVGESLFAPEPSPAQQAALTRLETFLALVEGWVDVVTAQAATQHLPHADALAEAVRRRRATGGPAEKTFASLVGLELRPRRMRDAANLWAALEDRHGRDARDEAWGHPDVAPSGADLDDPLGYVERHGAVASDLAVTDEEIERLLSGGEDERRPGSDDEPQEGSSER, encoded by the coding sequence GTGTCCGATCATCAGCCCGCCGACCGTCCCGACGAGCCGGACCCGCTGGAGGCGCTCTTCGGCGGCCCGGTCCCGCCGCCCATGAGGGAGGCGCTGGAGGCGATGGGGCTGACCGACCTGGACCCCTCGCAGGTGGCGCAGATGCGCGCCCAGATCCAGATGCTCATGGGGGGTGCAGCAGGTGAGGACCAGGGGCCGGTAGATGAGACGCTGGCGCACGACGTGGCCCGCCAGCTGGTCGCCCAGAACGGCGACTCCTCGATCGGGGAGAGCACCCGACGTGACGTGGCCCAGGTCGTGCAGGTCGCGAACCTGTGGCTGGACCAGGTCACCGACCTGCCCCGGCCGGACGGTGACGGGGTGGCCCTGAGCCGGGCCGAGTGGGTCGAGCGCACCCTGCCGCTGTGGCTGCGCCTGACCACGCCGGTCGCCGAGGGCCTGCAGGCCGCGATGACCTCCGCCGTGCAGCAGCAGCTGTCCTCCTTCGGCGAGGAGGGTGCTCCGCAGATCCCGGGGATGCCGCCCGGGATGAACCCGGCGGCGTTGATGGGCCAGATGGAGCCCATGGTGCGGCGAATGTCGGGCGCCATGTTCGGCGGCCAGGTGGGGCAGGCCGTGGGCACCCTCGCCGGGGAGATCCTCTCCGGCACCGAGGTCGGCCTGCCGATGCTGGAGGACGAGTCGGTCGCCATCCTGCCGGCCAACGTCGCCGCCTTCGCCGAGGGACTGGAGGTCGACCCGGGTGAGGTGCACCTCTATCTGGCTGTCCGGGAGGCCGCCCGCGTGCGACTCTTCGCCGCCGTGCCCTGGTTGGGTCCGCAGCTGCTCACCGCCGTCGAGGACTACGCCCGCGACATCACCATCAACACCGAGGGCATCGAGGAGGCGGTGCGCCAGATCGACCCCCAGGACCACGAGGCCATGCAGCAGGCCGTCGGCGAGAGCCTCTTCGCCCCCGAGCCCAGCCCTGCCCAGCAGGCTGCGCTGACCCGGCTGGAGACGTTCCTGGCCCTGGTCGAGGGCTGGGTCGACGTCGTCACCGCACAGGCGGCCACGCAGCACCTGCCCCACGCGGACGCGCTCGCCGAGGCCGTACGCCGCCGCCGAGCCACCGGCGGGCCGGCAGAGAAGACGTTCGCCTCGCTGGTCGGGCTGGAGCTGCGGCCCCGCCGGATGCGGGACGCCGCCAACCTGTGGGCCGCGCTGGAGGACCGGCACGGTCGCGACGCCCGCGACGAGGCGTGGGGCCATCCAGACGTCGCCCCGAGCGGGGCCGACCTCGACGACCCGCTGGGGTATGTCGAGCGGCACGGCGCCGTGGCCTCCGACCTGGCGGTGACCGACGAGGAGATCGAGCGGCTGCTCAGCGGAGGTGAGGACGAGCGGCGGCCCGGCTCCGACGACGAGCCGCAGGAGGGTTCCTCCGAGCGCTGA
- a CDS encoding NAD-dependent epimerase/dehydratase family protein — protein sequence MSSASAPASRRGPTPPRHQQRRLALTRAASTFGGALAQELMAAGVQVVGLDARAGRVEGVDWRPGDVAAPSVVAALDDVDVLVHLAFDPDLIRVLEVQPAVRRARQIDEIRTLVTAAAAAGVGHLIVVTSTMVFGARPDNPVPLPEDHPGRAAETEGLVADLVAVEQELRGLAAAHPGLRTTVVRPAALVGPGVDTMITRHFEAPRLLRLRGTEPLWSFCHVADLGTALLVVAEGDSEVPDQVSVAAGGALTQAQVEELSGIRGIDVAEGTAYAAADRLHRLGVVPVPATDLAYVAHSWISWPGWLTQVGWSPRYDNAACLAVLLEEVRGNRAVMARRVGARDAVGAAAAGAASATVAAIATAALLRRRRGRGPTGQSR from the coding sequence GTGAGTTCCGCGAGTGCCCCGGCATCCCGCCGCGGCCCGACGCCGCCACGTCATCAGCAACGGCGTCTGGCGCTCACGCGGGCGGCCTCGACCTTTGGCGGCGCACTCGCCCAGGAGCTGATGGCCGCGGGCGTGCAGGTGGTCGGTCTGGACGCCCGGGCAGGTCGCGTGGAGGGGGTCGACTGGCGACCGGGGGACGTCGCCGCCCCCTCTGTGGTGGCCGCTCTCGACGACGTGGACGTGCTGGTGCACCTGGCCTTCGACCCGGACCTGATACGGGTGCTCGAGGTGCAGCCCGCGGTGCGACGAGCACGGCAGATCGACGAGATCCGGACCCTGGTGACCGCTGCCGCGGCGGCGGGGGTCGGTCACCTCATCGTCGTGACCAGCACGATGGTCTTCGGCGCGCGGCCCGACAACCCCGTCCCGCTGCCGGAGGACCACCCGGGGCGGGCGGCTGAGACCGAGGGTCTGGTCGCCGACCTGGTGGCGGTGGAGCAGGAGCTGCGCGGTCTGGCCGCCGCGCACCCGGGGTTGCGCACGACGGTCGTGCGGCCGGCTGCCCTGGTGGGGCCTGGGGTTGACACGATGATCACCCGGCACTTCGAGGCGCCACGGCTCTTGCGGTTGCGGGGGACCGAACCGCTGTGGTCCTTCTGCCACGTCGCAGACCTGGGGACCGCTCTGCTGGTGGTGGCCGAGGGCGACAGCGAAGTGCCTGACCAGGTGAGCGTGGCCGCCGGGGGTGCCCTGACCCAGGCGCAGGTCGAGGAGCTGTCCGGAATCCGGGGTATCGACGTCGCGGAGGGCACCGCCTACGCCGCCGCCGACCGGCTGCACCGTCTGGGCGTGGTCCCGGTCCCGGCGACCGACCTGGCCTACGTGGCCCACTCGTGGATCAGCTGGCCCGGGTGGCTCACCCAGGTGGGGTGGAGTCCGCGCTACGACAACGCCGCCTGCCTGGCCGTGCTGCTGGAGGAGGTCCGGGGGAACCGGGCGGTGATGGCGCGCCGGGTCGGTGCCCGTGACGCGGTCGGGGCGGCGGCCGCCGGGGCGGCCAGCGCTACGGTGGCCGCGATCGCGACAGCTGCGCTCCTGCGTCGTCGCCGGGGGCGGGGCCCGACCGGCCAGAGCAGGTGA
- a CDS encoding M16 family metallopeptidase produces MSLQFPIAETTLDNGLRVVVSEDHAVPQVSISLWVDVGSRHERPGRTGLAHLFEHLMFEGSELVGEGEHMSLLMAHGGRANATTSFDRTAYVQSVPTGALELALWLEGDRHGHLLPAVTQTNLDVQRDVVVEEKRQRYDTVPYGQALAHLCRLVFPEGHPYHHTTIGSMADLRDATLQDVHDFYRAHYGPGTSVLTMVGDLRPQDGFRLAERYLGHLVDGTEPRPAARAPLDPLPEPLRLELSEDVPSERVYLGFRLPAVTDPDFLACALALDALGSLSVSRLHRRLLRGEETASGCSASALGLRDGTSLALLVFDVTDGTDPEVVEQAVAEELTTFARQGPTPAELEASRADTERSWLEALATHDERAELISRAALIFGDPAHVNTYLDLVDAVSAEQVRQAAARWLAPGAAATLVYRQERV; encoded by the coding sequence ATGTCCCTGCAGTTCCCGATCGCCGAAACGACCTTGGACAACGGCCTCCGGGTGGTCGTGAGCGAGGACCACGCGGTGCCCCAGGTGTCCATCAGCCTGTGGGTCGACGTCGGCTCCCGGCACGAACGGCCCGGCCGCACCGGGCTGGCCCACCTCTTCGAGCACCTCATGTTCGAGGGCAGCGAGCTGGTGGGGGAAGGGGAGCACATGTCGCTGCTCATGGCGCATGGGGGCCGCGCCAACGCCACCACCAGCTTCGACCGCACGGCCTACGTCCAGTCGGTCCCGACCGGAGCCCTCGAGCTAGCCCTGTGGCTGGAGGGCGACCGGCACGGTCACCTGCTGCCCGCGGTGACCCAGACCAACCTGGACGTCCAGCGCGACGTGGTGGTCGAGGAGAAGCGGCAGCGCTACGACACCGTGCCCTACGGTCAGGCCCTAGCCCACCTGTGCAGGTTGGTCTTCCCCGAGGGACATCCCTACCACCACACCACGATCGGCTCGATGGCCGATCTGCGGGACGCGACCCTGCAGGACGTGCACGACTTCTACCGCGCCCACTACGGACCGGGGACGAGCGTGCTCACCATGGTGGGCGACCTGAGGCCGCAGGACGGCTTCCGCCTCGCCGAGCGGTACCTGGGCCACCTGGTCGACGGGACCGAGCCCCGGCCGGCAGCCCGGGCCCCCCTTGACCCGCTGCCTGAGCCGCTGCGGCTGGAGCTGAGCGAGGACGTCCCGTCCGAGCGGGTCTACCTCGGCTTTCGGCTGCCCGCCGTCACCGACCCGGACTTCCTGGCCTGTGCCCTGGCCCTCGACGCGCTGGGTTCGCTGTCGGTCTCCCGGCTGCACCGGCGGCTGCTGCGAGGCGAGGAGACGGCGAGCGGGTGCTCCGCCTCGGCGCTGGGGCTCCGGGACGGCACTTCCCTGGCGTTGCTCGTGTTCGATGTCACCGACGGCACCGACCCCGAGGTCGTGGAGCAGGCCGTGGCCGAGGAGCTGACGACCTTCGCTCGGCAGGGCCCGACACCGGCCGAGCTCGAGGCCTCGCGCGCGGACACCGAACGGTCCTGGCTGGAGGCGCTGGCCACCCACGACGAGCGCGCGGAGCTGATCAGCCGGGCCGCGCTGATCTTTGGCGATCCCGCGCACGTCAACACCTACCTCGACCTGGTGGACGCGGTCTCGGCCGAGCAGGTGCGGCAGGCAGCCGCCCGGTGGCTGGCGCCAGGCGCGGCCGCCACCCTCGTCTACCGGCAGGAGCGGGTATGA
- a CDS encoding PPA1309 family protein — MADLSTPSSKTAPAQPQDPLLRAAVDTERHVARLGWDQPPRLFALVRTGLLREREPSLTPQLQQADDGGYTAVEQEGLPPTSDLESLLGRVAWPEDVEGVALAIERIVVPPEAERDLPEDPDAAAGQLAAHPDRKDVRLLAACLRDGRSICLLRQRDHDSDDAVAVGQDIAPGLTHALAMTLRD; from the coding sequence GTGGCTGACCTTTCGACACCCTCGTCCAAGACCGCACCCGCCCAGCCGCAGGATCCGCTGCTGAGGGCGGCCGTCGACACCGAGCGGCACGTGGCCAGGCTCGGGTGGGACCAGCCGCCCCGCCTGTTCGCCCTGGTGCGGACCGGGCTGCTGCGCGAGCGCGAGCCTAGCCTGACCCCGCAGCTGCAGCAGGCCGACGACGGCGGCTACACAGCCGTGGAGCAGGAGGGGCTGCCGCCTACCTCGGACCTGGAGTCGCTGCTGGGCCGGGTGGCCTGGCCGGAGGACGTCGAGGGCGTCGCCCTGGCCATCGAGCGGATCGTGGTCCCCCCCGAGGCCGAGCGGGACCTTCCGGAGGACCCCGACGCAGCGGCCGGCCAGCTGGCAGCACATCCGGACCGCAAGGACGTCCGGCTGCTCGCGGCCTGTCTCCGGGATGGCCGCAGCATCTGTCTGCTCCGCCAGCGCGACCACGACAGCGACGACGCGGTGGCCGTGGGACAGGACATCGCCCCAGGGCTGACCCACGCCCTGGCGATGACCCTGCGGGACTGA
- a CDS encoding M16 family metallopeptidase, protein MPPPRRHPGVGAGADPEHLIERHTTLSAQGGCVILAGDLSSLADPEGSIARTLGGWSGAAVPPGPPGRARRSTDAAGLVLVPRPGLAQTELFLGRPGPDRRTPHGWGTYQALGLLLGGSPHARIDRVLREEKGYTYGVRAGFRPRAQGGLTVVGGAVRSDATVAALTELLQILDLTGEELGQEEVEQAANFVAMTAPGRYLTADAVADELMSLVSDDLPTDTVTRTMDQLHALTVEQAGAAWDEVRLGPDWTVIAVGDPDQVQRLADLGLGPVRTGSGPGDEPG, encoded by the coding sequence GTGCCGCCCCCTCGGCGGCACCCGGGCGTCGGTGCGGGCGCTGACCCCGAGCACCTCATCGAGCGGCATACCACCCTGTCCGCGCAGGGGGGCTGCGTCATCCTGGCCGGCGACCTGTCCAGCCTGGCAGATCCAGAGGGCAGCATCGCCCGGACCCTGGGCGGATGGTCCGGGGCCGCCGTGCCGCCAGGCCCGCCGGGTCGGGCGCGACGGTCGACAGACGCGGCCGGCCTGGTCCTCGTGCCCCGTCCAGGCCTGGCCCAGACTGAGCTCTTCCTGGGCCGCCCCGGCCCCGACCGGCGCACCCCCCATGGGTGGGGCACCTACCAAGCGCTGGGCCTGCTCCTGGGCGGCTCGCCCCATGCCCGGATCGACCGGGTCCTGCGGGAGGAGAAGGGCTACACCTACGGGGTCCGGGCGGGTTTCCGGCCACGCGCCCAAGGAGGCCTCACCGTGGTCGGGGGTGCCGTCCGCTCCGATGCGACGGTGGCCGCCCTGACCGAGCTGCTCCAGATCCTGGACCTCACGGGGGAGGAGCTCGGGCAGGAGGAGGTCGAGCAGGCAGCCAACTTCGTCGCGATGACCGCCCCGGGTCGTTACCTCACCGCCGACGCCGTGGCAGACGAGCTGATGTCCCTGGTCTCCGACGACCTGCCGACGGACACGGTCACCCGGACCATGGACCAGTTGCATGCGCTGACGGTGGAACAGGCCGGTGCGGCGTGGGACGAGGTGCGGCTCGGGCCGGACTGGACCGTCATCGCCGTCGGCGACCCCGACCAGGTCCAGCGCCTGGCCGACCTAGGCCTGGGCCCGGTGCGCACCGGCTCCGGCCCCGGCGACGAACCAGGCTGA
- a CDS encoding PDZ domain-containing protein, which produces MGRPVMEGPPHTRVGFRATALLVTVALAVLVGGLLNLVTVPRVVYHPGPVYDTLGTIRDAEIVQLDEELETHEDTEGHLFFTTIRLEGGPGSPLTAWEWLRAQFDPATTIVPRELVFPEDVTAEQVREQNTALMQHSQQDAAVVALRAHGVQIPEDVVVAQVMVGAPADGVLHVDDQILAVAGDEVTSTRAVQDSIQAITPGEDVELTLLREGEEVTLDVPTTRAEDTGRTIVGVYLAPRYELPYEITIDAGNVGGPSAGLMFSLAVYDKLTPGPLTDGRSVAGSGTITGTGQVGGIGGITQKMYAAQEAGVELFLSPASNCDEVVSGQPDDLVVVPVQTFEDAVDTLEQVEGVQDLSALDLPTCQAVLDDA; this is translated from the coding sequence GTGGGTCGGCCTGTGATGGAGGGGCCTCCGCATACCCGGGTCGGGTTCCGGGCTACGGCGCTTCTGGTCACGGTGGCCCTGGCTGTCCTCGTGGGCGGCCTGCTCAACCTGGTCACGGTGCCCCGGGTGGTCTACCACCCCGGGCCCGTCTACGACACCCTCGGCACCATCAGGGACGCCGAGATCGTGCAGCTGGACGAGGAGCTGGAGACCCACGAGGACACCGAGGGCCACCTGTTCTTCACCACCATCCGGCTTGAGGGTGGTCCGGGCAGCCCGCTGACCGCCTGGGAGTGGCTGCGGGCGCAGTTCGACCCGGCCACCACCATCGTGCCCCGCGAGCTGGTCTTCCCCGAGGACGTGACCGCCGAGCAGGTCCGGGAGCAGAACACCGCGCTGATGCAGCACTCCCAGCAGGACGCCGCCGTGGTCGCGCTGCGAGCCCACGGGGTGCAGATCCCCGAGGACGTCGTGGTGGCCCAGGTCATGGTGGGGGCGCCCGCGGACGGGGTCCTGCACGTCGATGACCAGATCCTGGCGGTGGCCGGCGACGAGGTGACCAGCACTCGCGCGGTTCAGGACAGCATCCAGGCCATCACCCCGGGGGAGGATGTCGAACTCACCCTGTTGCGGGAGGGTGAGGAGGTCACCCTCGACGTGCCCACCACCCGCGCCGAGGACACCGGACGGACCATCGTCGGGGTCTACCTGGCGCCGCGCTACGAGCTGCCCTACGAGATCACCATCGACGCCGGCAACGTCGGCGGGCCCAGCGCCGGGCTGATGTTCTCCCTGGCCGTCTACGACAAGCTGACCCCTGGCCCACTGACCGACGGGCGGTCGGTCGCGGGCTCCGGCACGATCACCGGGACCGGTCAGGTGGGCGGCATCGGCGGGATCACCCAGAAGATGTACGCCGCGCAGGAGGCCGGGGTGGAGCTGTTCCTCAGCCCCGCCTCCAACTGCGACGAGGTGGTCTCGGGCCAGCCCGACGACCTGGTCGTGGTGCCCGTGCAGACCTTCGAGGACGCCGTGGACACCCTGGAGCAGGTGGAGGGCGTGCAGGACCTCTCGGCGCTGGACCTGCCGACCTGCCAGGCCGTGCTCGACGACGCCTGA
- a CDS encoding UPF0182 family protein: MVVAVVLGLLTWGATLWTEFLWYETVGFREVLVTRLLTQVSLFLIAGVFTAGLIWSALWLAWRHRPIYAPSTPEQAALDRYRSALDPVRRLVFVAVPTVLALFVGTAAAAQWQTVLLFINRQPFGEVDPHFEIDIGFFVFSLPFWQMLVSFATLVLGLGLIGALLTHYIYGGLQLQGQPRGSRTTTAARIHLSVLLALLLLVRAGGYWIERYSLSMTQHARITGMTYTDVNALLPTRTILAVAAILVALFFLSTIWSKTWRLPIVGLVGLLVVALLLGGLYPSLMQSLRVRPSEAQLEEPYIQRAIQSTRAAYGLENIESTDYDPRVEVEPGQLRTDADTIPGIRIVDPSVVSPTFRQLQGVRNYYQFADALDVASYEIDGELVDTVIAVRELNLDGIPADQRNWVNDHTVYTHGFGVVAAYGSRRSAEGEPIFYERNIPPVGELGDYEPRIYFGENSPPYSIVGGPEDGPDRELDYPASADGAGTGEVRNTYQGDGGVMMGTMVRRLAYAIKHREVNILLSDSINSESQMLDHREPRERIERVAPWLRLDGNPYPAVVDGRVTWIVDGYTVSNRYPYSQMEELGEVTTDSLQTQARNVNSMEGQVNYIRNSVKATVDAFDGTVTLYAWDEEDPLLMAWSQAFDNSVQPMSEISAELMSHLRYPEDLFKVQREILSRYHVETADAFFTGQDFWRTSEDPSVGGDNPPDIPPHYLSIQMPEEDEPQFSLTTTYIPRGAGRQNLTGYLAVDANAGDQAGQRREDFGQLRLLTLPRETTFRGPGQFQNDIESSPENSEAFAQTLSQFLSLNRQQGSEVILGNLLTLPVGDGMLYVEPIYVQARGGTAYPLQRVVVVAFGNELAWSDTLDGALDELFGGDSGATAGDADAAGEPGQDAVVDPGESEDTGESEEPGEPAEPVDPASELGQAIAEIEAAYEAGQQALASDPQDWEAYGEAQERLRRAIDRAVAANPTGGSVTMPGGSGDADDAGETEAP, encoded by the coding sequence GTGGTCGTCGCGGTCGTCCTGGGCCTGCTGACCTGGGGTGCAACCTTGTGGACCGAGTTCCTTTGGTACGAAACCGTCGGCTTCCGCGAGGTGCTCGTCACCCGCCTCCTCACCCAGGTCTCGCTCTTCCTCATCGCCGGGGTGTTCACCGCCGGCCTCATCTGGTCCGCCCTCTGGCTCGCCTGGCGGCACCGGCCCATCTACGCCCCGAGCACCCCCGAGCAGGCGGCGCTGGACCGCTACCGCAGCGCGCTGGACCCCGTGCGCAGGCTGGTCTTCGTGGCGGTGCCAACCGTGCTCGCCCTCTTCGTCGGCACGGCCGCGGCGGCCCAGTGGCAGACTGTCCTGCTCTTCATCAACCGTCAGCCGTTCGGCGAGGTCGACCCCCACTTCGAGATCGACATCGGCTTCTTCGTCTTCAGCCTGCCGTTCTGGCAGATGTTGGTGTCCTTCGCCACCCTGGTGCTGGGCCTGGGCCTGATCGGGGCACTGCTGACCCACTACATCTACGGCGGCCTGCAGCTGCAGGGCCAGCCGCGCGGCTCGCGCACCACCACCGCCGCCCGGATCCACCTCTCGGTGCTGCTGGCGCTGCTGCTGCTGGTCCGAGCCGGGGGGTACTGGATCGAGCGCTACTCGCTGTCGATGACCCAGCACGCCCGGATCACGGGTATGACCTACACCGACGTCAACGCGCTGCTGCCGACCCGCACCATCCTGGCTGTCGCCGCCATCCTGGTCGCCTTGTTCTTCCTGTCCACCATCTGGAGCAAGACCTGGCGGCTGCCGATCGTAGGGCTCGTCGGACTGCTGGTGGTCGCACTGCTCCTCGGCGGGCTCTACCCCTCGCTGATGCAGTCCCTGCGGGTGCGACCCTCGGAGGCGCAGCTGGAAGAGCCCTACATCCAGCGCGCGATCCAGAGCACCCGGGCCGCCTACGGCCTGGAGAACATCGAGAGCACCGACTACGACCCGCGGGTCGAGGTCGAGCCCGGCCAGCTGCGCACCGACGCGGACACCATTCCCGGCATCCGCATCGTCGACCCCTCCGTGGTCTCCCCGACCTTCCGTCAGCTCCAGGGCGTGCGTAACTACTACCAGTTCGCTGACGCCCTCGACGTGGCCAGCTACGAGATCGACGGGGAGTTGGTCGACACGGTCATTGCCGTGCGCGAGCTGAACCTGGACGGCATCCCGGCCGACCAGCGCAACTGGGTCAACGACCACACCGTCTACACCCACGGCTTCGGCGTCGTCGCGGCCTACGGCAGCCGCCGATCGGCCGAGGGCGAGCCGATCTTCTACGAGCGCAACATTCCGCCCGTCGGGGAGTTGGGCGACTACGAGCCGCGCATCTACTTCGGCGAGAACTCCCCGCCGTACTCGATCGTGGGTGGCCCGGAGGACGGGCCCGACCGGGAGCTGGACTACCCGGCGAGCGCCGACGGCGCCGGGACCGGTGAGGTGCGCAACACCTACCAGGGCGACGGCGGAGTCATGATGGGGACGATGGTGCGGCGCCTGGCGTACGCCATCAAGCACCGCGAGGTCAACATCTTGCTCTCCGACTCCATCAACAGCGAGTCACAGATGCTCGACCACCGCGAGCCCCGCGAGCGGATCGAACGCGTGGCGCCGTGGCTGCGCCTGGACGGCAACCCCTACCCCGCGGTCGTAGACGGCCGGGTGACCTGGATCGTCGACGGCTACACCGTCAGCAACCGCTACCCCTACAGCCAGATGGAGGAGCTGGGCGAGGTTACGACCGACTCGCTGCAGACCCAGGCCAGGAACGTGAACAGCATGGAGGGTCAGGTCAACTACATCCGCAACTCGGTCAAGGCCACGGTGGACGCCTTCGACGGTACCGTCACCCTCTACGCCTGGGACGAGGAGGACCCTTTGCTGATGGCCTGGTCACAGGCCTTCGACAACTCCGTCCAGCCGATGAGCGAGATCAGCGCCGAGCTGATGTCGCACCTGCGCTACCCCGAGGATCTGTTCAAGGTGCAGCGCGAGATCCTCTCCCGCTACCACGTCGAGACCGCGGACGCCTTCTTCACCGGGCAGGACTTCTGGCGGACCTCGGAGGACCCGAGCGTCGGTGGGGACAACCCGCCGGACATCCCGCCCCACTATCTGTCCATCCAGATGCCGGAAGAGGACGAGCCGCAGTTCAGCCTCACCACCACCTACATCCCGCGCGGTGCAGGGCGGCAGAACCTCACCGGCTACCTGGCCGTGGACGCGAACGCCGGCGACCAAGCGGGCCAGCGTCGCGAGGACTTCGGTCAGCTGCGGCTGCTGACCTTGCCCCGGGAGACCACCTTCCGCGGCCCCGGCCAGTTCCAGAACGACATCGAGTCCTCCCCGGAGAACTCCGAGGCCTTCGCCCAGACCCTTTCCCAGTTCCTGTCGCTGAACCGGCAGCAGGGCTCGGAGGTCATCCTGGGCAACCTGCTCACCCTCCCGGTCGGTGACGGGATGCTCTACGTCGAGCCCATCTACGTCCAGGCGCGGGGCGGGACGGCCTACCCGCTGCAGCGCGTGGTCGTGGTTGCCTTCGGCAACGAACTGGCCTGGTCGGACACCCTGGACGGGGCGTTGGACGAGCTCTTCGGCGGTGACTCCGGCGCGACCGCGGGCGACGCCGACGCGGCTGGCGAACCCGGACAGGACGCCGTCGTTGACCCGGGTGAGTCGGAGGACACGGGTGAGTCGGAGGAGCCGGGTGAGCCGGCGGAGCCGGTCGACCCCGCCAGCGAGCTGGGTCAGGCGATCGCGGAGATCGAGGCGGCCTACGAGGCCGGTCAGCAGGCGCTCGCCAGCGACCCGCAGGACTGGGAGGCCTACGGCGAGGCCCAGGAGCGTCTGCGCCGGGCGATTGACCGAGCGGTGGCGGCCAATCCCACCGGCGGCTCGGTGACCATGCCGGGTGGCTCGGGAGACGCCGACGACGCAGGTGAGACCGAGGCTCCCTGA
- a CDS encoding molybdenum cofactor biosynthesis protein MoaE: MSAEQIVVDVWDRPLSLDEALEAVRHPRAGAVAIFVGTVRNHDGDRDGVSSLGYSAHPDAITALRAIAEDVAAGEQIHGVYAVHRTGDLAVGDLAVVCAVSAEHRAEAFESGRRLIEELKARVPIWKRQEFEEGGHEWVGL; this comes from the coding sequence GTGAGTGCTGAGCAGATCGTGGTCGACGTCTGGGACCGCCCGCTGTCCCTCGACGAGGCGCTGGAAGCGGTGCGGCATCCTCGTGCCGGAGCGGTCGCCATCTTCGTCGGCACGGTGCGCAACCACGACGGCGACCGGGACGGCGTGAGCAGCCTGGGCTACTCCGCGCACCCCGATGCCATCACCGCCTTGCGCGCCATCGCCGAGGACGTGGCCGCCGGCGAGCAGATCCACGGGGTGTATGCGGTGCACCGCACCGGTGACCTGGCGGTGGGGGACCTCGCGGTTGTGTGCGCCGTCTCGGCCGAGCACCGGGCCGAGGCGTTCGAGAGCGGGCGGCGGCTCATCGAGGAGCTCAAGGCGCGGGTGCCGATCTGGAAACGGCAGGAGTTCGAGGAGGGTGGGCACGAGTGGGTCGGCCTGTGA